The genomic interval CTATTATTGAGATACTATTAATGAGCTTGTTTTCATTATGTTTTATCCCTGAAGTTTGACAAATCTTGTCTAAATGAAGGATCTTTCTAATCCTGTTTATTTATCTACTTTCATGTGATTGACAAGGGCCTATCTATGGCCGTATTTTTGTCCTGTTATTAAAAAGCAACAAATGAAAACAGAGACAAATCTATTCGTAAAGTTTAAAGGGAATGAAATTTTTGAGATTCCACCTTATCAGTTGGGATTTAATCTTGTATTCCCTGTAAATTCATCAAAACCTCTTCATTTATCTACTTTCATGTGATTGACAGAGGGTATTGCGCTGGGGTATCTTTGTATTATTAAATCATTAGAAATTATTAATTAACAATTAAAAAAATCACAACATGAAAAAATTAAACAACAAACAGACTGTATCTGTAAATGGCGGTGGATGCAAATTTAATTAAAAGCAACGAACTCACTAAAATTGGGAATTAGGAACTCCTGTAGTAACCAGTAATTATTAGAAATTAATTAAAAATCACAACATGAAAAAATTAAACAACAAACAAAAAGTATCTGTAAACGGTGGTGGAGCCAGATTTAATTAATAGCACCGAACCCACCAAAATTGGGATTTAGAAAATCCGGTAGAAATCAATATTTATTAATTAGCAATTAAAAATTTTAACATGAAAAAATTAAACAACAAACAAACAGTATCTGTAAACGGTGGTGGATGCAAATTTAATTAATAGCACCGAACTCACTAAAATTGGGATTTAGAAAATCCGGTAGAAATCAATATTTATTAATTAGCAATTAAAAATTTTAACATGAAAAAATTAAACAACAAACAAACAGTATCTGTAAACGGTGGTGGAGCCAGATTAAATTAAATAAAACTGAACCACAAAACAGGGGAAGCCGAAAACCGAGATCAGAGTTGGCAATATTTTAAATCATTAAAAAATATAAAGATGAAAAAATTATCAATCAAGCAGAGTACAACAATCGTTGGTAGTGGACCGGGATTGTTTCTTCAATAATAGCTTATTCTATCAGGAAACCGAAAACCTGAAATAGAGCAGGCGGAGGGAGATCAATAGTCAATAGTTAATAGGCAATAGTTAATAGTCAATAGTTAATAGGCTAATACAATAGTTAATAGTCAATAGTTAATAGTCAAGAATTAGTAGTCAAGAATTAATAGTCAATAGTCAAGAATCAATAATTAGAAAATTAAGAAATGAAAAAATTATCAAACAAGCAAATTTGCACGATTAATGCAGGAGGAGCAAAACTTAATTAGTGCTAGCCCATGCAATTATTATTATTAAACAATTTAAAAAATTGAATCATGAAAAAATTAACCAGCAAACAGACAATGACTTTATTAGGTGGAGGACCCGTTTTGCAATAGTCAATAGTTAATAGTCAAGAGTTAATAGTCAATAGGCAATAGTTAATAGTCAAGAGTTAATAGGCAAGAGTTAATAGTTAATAGTCAAGAGTTAATAGTCAGGAGTTAATAGTGAATAGTCAAGAGTTAATAGTCTGGAGTTAATAGTCAATAATCAAGAGTTATGAGTTAATAGTCAGGAGTTAATAGTCTGGAGTTAATAGTCAATAATCAAGAGTTATGAGTTAATAGTCAGGAGTTAATAGTTAAAAGTCAATAGTTAGTAGTCAATAATCAAGAATTAATAGTCAATAATTAAAATTATGAAAAAATTGAAAATCAAACAAACAGCAACCGTTCATGGCGGTGGTATTAGAATGAATTAATTGAAGTTTAAGTGGGTTCATCAGTGAATGGTTTTAAACTAACTGTAATTCTAAAGCGTTATACAAACTAATGCGATTTATTTCGTATCACGTTTGTGACGGAAGTTAAATCGTCACATTATCTTAAATTCATTAAATATTTATTTTATTAACAATTAAAAAATGCATCATGAAAAAATTAATTAGAAAACAATTAATTACCTTAGTAGGTGGTGGACCAGTCATTCAATAATTTGTATCTGATTATCCAAAAATGTAAATGAAGGATGAACCCATTTAAAAATAATAAAAACCTATATGATTCTATGAATTTGCAGGTTTTTTTATCTTGTGGATTATTTTGTTTAAATATTTTAGGATTTCAAGCATGAATATAATTAGAGTGGTAATAGTAGAAGATGATACAGTTATCAGAAGTTCAATGCAGGAGTTATTATCATTTGTTGAAGACCTTCACTGTATAGGAGTTTACGAGAAGGCAGAGGAATTCATGAGGGACTTTAAGGATATCAAACCTGATGTAGTACTTATGGATATTACACTTCCCGGGATGAATGGTATTCAATGTGTTCGGGAGACAAAACCCTTGAGGCCTGTAGTTCAGTATTTAATGTGTACTTCGCACAGCGATGCTGAACGTACATTTGATTCATTATGCGCTGGTGCGACCGGGTATATTCTTAAAAATTCGACCCCGGATCAAATTAGTACTGCAATCCGAGATATCCATAATGGTGGATCTCCAATGTCAGCTGAAATTGCACGACTCGTAGTAAATTCGTTTCCCAAAAAACAACTGGATTCAGGCTTGTTGGAGACTTTCACTACGCGCGAACAAGAAATATTGCATGCACTTGCTAAAGGTTATGCTTATAAAGAAATTGCGGATAAATTATTTATCAGCATAGAAACAGTGCGAACCTACTTGCGTAAAATTTATGAGAAGTTGCAGGTCCATTCTAAAGTCGAAGCTTTGAATAAGGTGTTTCCAAAGTAAGTAGATTTATTTTAAACAAATGATTCCTTATAACACCTTCTGTTGAATCAAGGTCATGAACTCATCCTTTTTGCGGGGAGATATAGAAACATGAGAATCATCGCTCATAACCGCAGATCCACCATCTGTTTTAATTATTTTTTTAACTTCTTTTAAGTTGATAAGATGCGAATTGTGGATACGAAAGAAGCCATAATCTGTTAGCATCATTTCATACTCTTTGAGATTTTTACTTATCATGAGTTTTTGATTATTCTTTAGATAAAAATGGGTGTATGGCCCATTTGCTTCCAATCGAATGATATTAACAATCGGAACAAATTCTATTCCATCGAGTGTAGAAAGACTAATCGAATAATCATCATTTTTTTGAGAGGCTAAATTTTTTAAAAGCCAATCCAATTTATTTTCAGATTTGCTTATTTTATCTGTGATCACTTTTTGTACAGCTTCCTTCAATTCGAGTATGTCAATTGGTTTCAATAAATAATCGATGGCTGAAAATTTTATAGCTTTCAATGCATAATGATCATAAGCTGTTGTGAATATTATTTTAAGCGGTATATTTTTTACACCTTGCAAAACATCAAATCCTGTTCCGGTTTGCATTTCGATATCCAGAAAAATCAGATCTGGTTTTTTTTCTGCAATAAGTTGAATTGCTTCTTTCACTTCATTGGCTATACAAAGAATAGTCACTTCAGGGCAATGGTCCTTCAGCATGTTTTGTAGGAGCTCAGCACTTAGGCGCTCATCTTCTACAATTATAGCAGTTATCATTTACTGTGTATTTATTAGGCCAAATTACTTATTTGAGTGATATTTTCAATGGGATTTTTGATAATTCCTGACAAAAAATCCAAACCATTTAATAAAAGGCAGTTTTGATTTAACGGTTATGCACTTTGACTTAATCTAGTTTATCTTGAATTATTTACCTTATTTCTATCTTTGAGAGAGATGGAATTCAAAAAGTTCATCTGGATTCTCCTTTTTGTGCCAGCCTTTTTTATTGCAGGAATCGGGCAATCCAGTTTTCAATCAAACAACATCAATCTGTCAGATGGGCTTTCAGATCTAAGGGTTCAGGATATTGTACAAGATAAATATGGGTACTTGTGGTTTGCAACCTCCTTTGGACTTAACCGCTATGATGGTTATAATATTCGTACATTTTACTCCGACACCTCACGCAAAAGTTTGCCATCCAATGGCGTTTACAGTCTTTATACAGACATCAAAGGCGATTTGTGGGTTGGTACTGATAAAGGTCTGGCAAAATATAATCCTATAAATCAGGATTTTATTCGATTTGATTCTTTAGACGGAACTCGTAGTTCATTTATAAGAGTGATCACAGAAGACCAAGATGGTAATTTATACATTGCAGGATCCAATGGTATTTTCAAATACAATAGAGATAAAAATACTTGGACTAACTTATCAAAAGCATTTCATATGCA from Saprospiraceae bacterium carries:
- a CDS encoding response regulator transcription factor, whose amino-acid sequence is MNIIRVVIVEDDTVIRSSMQELLSFVEDLHCIGVYEKAEEFMRDFKDIKPDVVLMDITLPGMNGIQCVRETKPLRPVVQYLMCTSHSDAERTFDSLCAGATGYILKNSTPDQISTAIRDIHNGGSPMSAEIARLVVNSFPKKQLDSGLLETFTTREQEILHALAKGYAYKEIADKLFISIETVRTYLRKIYEKLQVHSKVEALNKVFPK
- a CDS encoding response regulator transcription factor; its protein translation is MITAIIVEDERLSAELLQNMLKDHCPEVTILCIANEVKEAIQLIAEKKPDLIFLDIEMQTGTGFDVLQGVKNIPLKIIFTTAYDHYALKAIKFSAIDYLLKPIDILELKEAVQKVITDKISKSENKLDWLLKNLASQKNDDYSISLSTLDGIEFVPIVNIIRLEANGPYTHFYLKNNQKLMISKNLKEYEMMLTDYGFFRIHNSHLINLKEVKKIIKTDGGSAVMSDDSHVSISPRKKDEFMTLIQQKVL